The genomic DNA TTGACCCATGACTTGGTAAACTTAATGCCATGGACtgtgcagttgttttttttttatttttttattttttaaagattttatttatttgagagagagagaatgagagacagagagcacgagagggaagaggagaagcagaccccccgccgagcagggagcccgatgcgggattcgatccagggactccaggatcatgacctgagccgaaggcagtcgcttaaccaactgagccacccaggcgccctggactgtGCAGTTTTAATAGTATGTCAGGGATTCTTACCCATAGGAGTTTACTATCTAATCTCAAAAGAGTGTGGTCACTAAACTGTATAAAGGAAGTTGGATGTgtccaaatgcaaaaaaaaacatgtttgaaaagaaagagaacatattCTGTTATAACTTgttaagctttaaaataaaacttgccAGTTATCTTACCAGCAAAAAAGGGTTTATTCTGGAACAGCAGAGAATCACAACTCTGAACAAGCAAGCTagggcaaaaccataggcaagtggGAAACAGAGAGGAatgctcttttatagaggaaggggagaagttGAGAGGGGCTGTAAAAAAGTCCACTGGAGTAAACTGGGAATTAAAAGCGgttttttgggtgcctgggtggctcattcggttaagcatttgccttcagctcaggtcatgatcccagggtcctgggatcaacccctgtatcaggctccctgctccatggggagtctgtttctccctctgcccctccccctgcttgtttgtctctctctctctctaataaataaataaaatctttaataaaaaaaaaagtatagtggcttttcattggctgagttgggacagtctcattggctgggctgttgccaggcaagaaaaaaatcttcctctgGCTGTGTTAGTAAGGTGTAGGCTGCTTCCTGTGGGAGGTGAAACCTCACGTCTTTTCCTTTGATAGGACATGAGAACTTCCCCTTCAAGCCCCCTGACTCCAGTTTAGTGagctttccttttaattttcacaactgCTATTAACAGTTATTGTGCATGTCATTTTCAAACATTCTGACAATAactgaaaatactgaaaatctTCTCTAACGTGGGAATTaaagagctttttatttatttattttttattatttatttattcatgagagagagaaagagagagggagggagggagaagcaagctccccacggagcagggagcctgatgcggggctcgatcccagaaccctgagatcctgacctgagccgaaggcagacacttaaccgacggagccacccaggtgtctctaaagagctttttggggcacctgggtggctcagtcgttgggtgtctgcgtttggctcaggtcgtgatcccggggtcctgggattgagacccacattgggctccctgcttggcgggaagcccgcttctccctctcccactccccctgcttgtgttccctctctcgctgtgtctctctctgtcaaataaataaaatcttttaaaaaaaaaaaaaataaagagctttttaGAAATAGGCTTTAGAACTAAATTCTGTATTGGCTTTAGAAATAACGagtttgtggttttaaaattGGCAAATTCCATGTGGAACTTTAGAAAAGTAGGGACTGGATTGGTTTCAGAGATTCATTGAAGATTGTTCTGCTTCAGTGGTCCAACTGAatccctaaataattttttttttttttaaatagcacatGCTGGGTAGATTTAATGTGTTTGGTGGAATTGATGGTATTTCCTTTCACTGCAGAAAACACTAGGTGGGGACAGCACAGTGAGGCCCTTCCAGGGTCCTGCAACACCGTGTGCGCCAGTATCACATTATCGGACTGTTAAAAGTGTGGATTCAAGTGAAGAGAGTTTTTCTGATTCAGATGATGACAGCTCCCTTTGGAAACGCAAACGACAGAAATGTTTTAACCCTCCTCCGAAGCCAGAACCCTTTCAGTTTGGCCAGAGCAGCCAGAAACCACCTGTTCCTGGAGGAAAGAAGGTTAACAACATATGGGGTGCTGTGCTACAAGAACAGAATCAAGATGCAGTGGCCACTGAACTTGGTATCTTGGGAATGGAGGGTACCATTGACAAGAGCAGACAATCCGAGACTTACAATTACTTACTTGCGAAGAAACTTAAGAGGGAATCCCAAGAACATACGAAAGAATTAGACAAAGAGCTAGATGAATATATGCATGGTGgcaaaaaaatggaatcaaaggaagaggaaaatgggcAAGGTCATCTCAAACGGAAACGACCTATCAAAGACAGACTGGGGGACAGACTAGAAATGAACTATAAAGGCCGGTATGAGATCACAGAGGACGATTCGCAAGAGAAAGTAGCTGATGAAATTTCTTTCAGGTGAGCATTAAAATGTGGCCTGCAAATGAGCACTTGACCAATTACTGtcttccatttataggaaataattCCAATGCATTAAGGATGATGTTTCTTGtgagattttttaattttaggaatggGTTTACTTGGTTATAGGAATATATCTGTGTTTCCTTAAATGGATAGGCCTGATAAAATAATGAGTTTTGTAAACTTTTATGaacttttttatttgcttttatgaaCTCTTAATGACTTTTGTCATTTAGTGCTttggagctctttttttttattttatttttttaagattttttttttttaacatatttatttgacagagatagagagcacaaggaggcagagggaaagggagaagcaggctctctgctgagcaaggagcccgatgcggggctcgttcccaggaccccgggatcatgacctgagacggaggcagatgcataaccagctgagccacccaggctcctctaaAGTTATTCTTTGTTCCTGCCCCAGATAACTGCTGATTACTATCTGTTGgcataaatttgcattttctggacatttcataataatggaatcatacagcgtATGGTCTGTATgtgtaatgtttttgagatttgtcCATTTTGTAGTAGGCATcaacacttaattttttaatttctatacatATACAGACATCCATATTGCTATTCCACTTTTTGACTGTCATGAATAATGCTCTATGAGCTTTGACCTGCAGATATTAGGACATGTATTTTAACTTTTActggtaaatacctagaagtagaatttcttGGTGTATGGTAAACtgatacttcattttattttcaacaagttcagattttgtttaactttttcttaGCTCTAAGTGATTAATGAACAGTGTCACAAATTTGAAAACAGATATGGTTCAAGAGTAATAATGCTAATACTGGACTTTTAACCTACAGAGTGAGTTTGGAATTTGACTGTTGGAAAGGAATTTAGAGATTCTGTAAACCAAAGccttcattttatggataaggaaactgagacctagtAGTTAATAtggcttgtccaaagtcacagttTTAAGTGTCAGATTTGGAACTAAACCTTGGTTGCTTTGTTcctagtccagtgctctttctccAATAATGCACTGCCCCTTGTTGAGAAGGAGCAAGAAAACCAGGTCTAGTTAGAGAACTTCCATGTTAATCCTCATTCATCTCTATAGAGTGTGGACTGTGACGTGAGAAGTGTTAGTTAGGCTTCCTATGTTTTTACCTCTCAGTGGTAAGATGAAAATaagtacctacttcataaggttgttgaGATAATTAACTGATATAATGCATACAAAGTTTTTAGGATTGTGCTCATCCCATAGTAAGtcatcagtaaatattagctgtgGCCTTTGTTCTGAGGCAGAGAGTGAGAGGAAGATCCTATCCACTTTAAAGCTCCCACGCATCTCTGGAGTTAGGAGAACTAACTTGTAGGCGTGATAATTGAAAGCATAGTGTATGTTTGTTACTTGTTTTGACAAGAGTTTAGGCTTGCATTCCCCTTGCTGGATGtgcacatttattttgaaattcaccATAATCCATTAAGGCAAAATGAAGAGGCCAGTTCTGAGACTTGAGATGGAACCTTGAGTTTATTGTCTCTTTGGGTGACCCAAGGTGGTAGTGTTGGTATGTCCGTGGTTCTAAGGTTAAATATTGAAGATTGCCAAAAGCAGATATTACCAGAAGAGGATTTTGATTCTACTTGGGCATTAAACTGGAGACAAAGGTACATTTCTTCAACTTTATACAGCAAATATTTACTCTGTTTGTTCCTTATCAGGTTGCAGGAACCAAAGAAAGATCTGATAGCACGAGTAGTGAGGATAATTGGGAACAAAAAGGCAATTGAACTTCTGATGGAAACTGCTGAAGTTGAACAAAATGGTGGCCTTTTTATAATGGTAAGAGTTACTGCTctgttgtttctattttatattgtgtttcatgtgattttttttttacaaaataaacttGTCTCTGATTGTTGGATTTCTTATTTATCAGTATATTACAGTGTGGCTCAGatcttaaaaaactgaatttaaaaattatgtatagtTAGTTTTTGCAATTACTACTTTCCTTACAAAAACCATacataggggcccctgggtggctcagtcgttgagcgtctgccttcggctcaggtcatgatcccagggtcctgggatcaggccccatatcgggctccctgctccacggggagcctgcttctccctctcccactccccctgcttgtgttccctctctcgctgtgtctctctctgtcagataaataaataaaatcttaaaaaaaaaaacaaaaccatacataAATTGTATCCTGTTAGTGTGCAGTCAACAATGTATCTCTTACAGGATTCATAGAGAGTAGGggctgaaattttaagaaaacaatctagaGAGAACTTGGAAACTCAAATTTTAAGAATACAGGTTTTAGAATTTGGGATACTTTGTTTTGAATTCTGGGTCTGCAACTTAATCGGTGTGAGATGTGGCTAAATTATTTGACTTTTCAGAGCCTCTTTCTCCCAGGTGCAGATTGGGGACTAATCCTGTGTTACAAGGATTGGACAAGATGATGCACgtaaaatacttagcacagtATGCCCAGCCCTTAATTGGCAGTGATGAACAGACatgttgttttgggtttgtttaaTTCATGCATTCTTAAAAATTGGTTCTTgggaccaaaaaacaaaaaaacaaaaacccacatatataGGTATAAAACACAGGTAGATATACAGTGTATCAGTTAGTATTACAGTTCCATGGTTGGTGGGGTAAGGGAAGCAACAGTGAACAAAAACTTGAGAaacattttagtatttgtttttctttacacttttctgttttctgttgttttaactgaagtatagctgacatacaaaaataattttagctgtacaacatagtgatttgacaattacaAACAGAATGCTCACCACAATGAGCGTAGTTATCAGCTATctccatacaaagttattacgatatatttttttaagattttatttatttattagagagagagaacatgagcggtggggaggggcagagggagaagcagattccctggtAGGCAGGAAGCCCGACTGAGGACTCtcttccaggaccctgggatcatgacttgagccgaaggcagatgcttaaccaactgagccacccaggcgccccaaagttattacaatattattgattacaTTGCCCATGCTGTACTTTCCATCCCTGTGACTTTATAGTGtcactagaagtttgtacctgttaatccccttcacctattttgcccattccccaccccctgcccctctggcaaccacgtttgttctctgtatttatgagtctcttTCTGGTTTTTTGGTAAAcaagtttgttttggtttttagattccacatataagtgaagtcatctGGCATTTGGCTTATTCTTTCTGActcacttagcatgatatcctCTCTGTCCATCCATGATGTGAGTGGCAAGACTTCATACTTTCTTATAGCCAAGTgatatttcatcatatatataGAGATACAGATAGAGATATATATCATCTTTACCCATCAttggacatttaagttgctttcatattttggttattttaaataatactgtagtaaacataggggtccatatgtcttttcaaattcatgtttttgttttctttggttgaatacccagcagtggaattgctgaatcatacggtatttctattttgaattttttgaggaacctccatactgtttttccatactggctgtaccagtttacattcctgcTAGCAGTGCACAGAAAtacccttttctccacattctcaccaacatttgttatttcctgttgtcttgatattagccattctgacagatgtgaagtgaGAAACACTTTACTGCTTGAGAATGGCAAAAAGTGCACTAGTCTGGTTAAGGGCCCAATCATAGGCAGtggtacttttttaaaatttttttaattttatttatttatttatttttaaagattttatttatttatttgacagagagagacacagcgagagagggaacacaggcggggggagtgggagagggagaagcaggcttcccgcggagcagggatcccgatgcggggctcgatcccaggaccctgggatcatgacctgagccgaaggcagacgcttaacgactgagccacccaggcgccccagtaggcAGTGGTACTTTATCCCATATGGTTTTGgagatttcatttaattcagcTTTCACCGCAGGGTGAGGATGAAGTTTGAATGGCTCCTTATTTGCTCCTCATGAATCTGAATGGTAACATCACATGAGAGTGAATCAATATTATGCTgtggaaatggagagagaaaccaGTTAGAATTGATAGCATTGGCTGAGGAAATAGCATGTGAATATAGATTATGGAAGTCAAAACAGAACTTGACAACAAAACAAATTACAATAATCATGAATGTACTGGCCCCCTTGTTTGTCACTGCTGAGGTACTTGGATTTTTGTTTAGTTGAGCCCAAAGTTACAGATTCATTAATATCTTAGTACTGTAGTAATAAAAGTTTATATCATAGTGAGCTAGTGAAAATCTACTGGTTGTTGGAAAGATGCAAGTCCAAATTCACTTTCTTTTAAtggacagttttcttttttttgttcttttaaagattttatttattagagagcacgagtgaggtgaggggcagagggagagggagaagcagactccccgctgagaagggagcccaatgtagggctcgatcccaggaccctgagatcatgacctgggccgaagacagacacttaaatgactgagccacccaggtgccctaatggACATTTTTCTTGTACGATTATTTATTGCTGTGTACTAGGCGCTGTTGTAGACACAGCAATCTTACATTGTaggtaggggtgggagggagacaaTATGTAAAGAATAAATATATCTTCAGGTATGTTAGAAAGTGATAAATGCTATGGTAAAAGAAATAGAGGTATGGAGGtatggagaagagaggaggacaTTGCAGTTAAACTGTGGTGATCAGGGTagacctttttatttctttaggtaCCTTTCTGTTTAAAAGATGCTTTAGGCCATTCATAGGAACAGTCTGTAcagtatcatttttctctttctttttgtagaATGGTAGTCGAAGAAGAACACCAGGTGGAGTTTTCCTGAATCTCCTGAAAAATACTCCTAGTATCAGTGAGGAACAAATTAAGGTAAAAATTACAGTGTCCTTGACTTTTAAGATCTATCATAATTTCACTTCTATTTGGGTTCTAGCTTCATATtctcttaatctccatcacctgttCTGCCTTAACTTGACCAGTTTTGTCAGTGTCTCATTTCAAGTAAAACATGTGCCTTTATAAActgcctcctcttcttccctttccaaaCCAAGGTCACAATTTCCGTTATGTCGTTTTCCTGGTCTTTTAGCACGTAATTATTTTTTCTACCCTCCTACaactttttattaatgaaaaatttcagacGTGCAGAATAGATGAAAGAATAATAGGATGAATTTCCTATACTTAGATTTAggggtttttaatattttgagattcTTACCTTACAGTTGTTTTTCTCTACCATTTGGTAATAAGTAGTGAACATCGTGACACTCAGCTCTAATTATTTCAATAAGCATCTGTCAATAATAAGGACAGTTTCCTACATAGCTTTAccttagagaaggaaaaacaacttcATAGTATCATCTAGTATCTTGACCTTATTCCAATTTCCTGAATTGTCCCAAGAATGTATTGTCTaccttccacccccccccaaaccagGATCCTGTCTAGATTTCCATTGTagctcttttgctcattttaactCCAcgttttcttttgtgatttagaCCTTTTGAAGAGTCTGAATGGTTATCTAATAGAACATACCACATTCTGGTCATTGTCTCCTCATGGGTTTGTTTCATTCAGTCCTCTGTCTCCAGTAGTTCTTATAAACTAGAATCTAGGCTCTTCAGTATTAATCATTTTTGCATTACTAGAATGTCCTATATGGGAAGTTCTTTTACCACGTGAGATTTTCACAGCTCagaatttatcttttaatctGTTAATTAAGGAACATGATTACATTTAGCAGATCTGATCAAGATGGAGAACTTGCTTCTTGAATAGGAAAGAGGTGGTAGGTACATGGGCAACGCAGATACTGTATTTGAGCAGCTCTGTACTCTCTTTACCATAACAGTGGGTAATACAGGTCGGAGGAATGTGGTTGAGCCATTTATAATGCTAAtgaagacagataaataaaagtcACTTCCCTTGAGCTGCCACTCCTTGtgagtttattttatatctgCTCAGTGTTAGAtattttttcctcaagttttcTGGCTGTCCActtccagttattttttaaaaatctattgttGAAATTCCTACAGGAAACGTTACTGTTATCGCACATTTGAAATCTCTTGTCCATAACTGCCTTTTTTCCTCATTGGAACAATGACTTCGATAAATTTGTAATGATGTAATTTTCCTTACGCCTGTTAGTAGAGCAGAGCTTTTGCTTatgttctccctcctcccccacggTGATCCCTGACAAAAGGTGTACACTGAGAAGGAACATCCTTCTAAGGAACATTAAACATTGTTTGATAGTAGAATGTCAGAGGAATAGCACGATGTGATAAAAAGAATTCCCTAACATTCAAAATCTGGGTTTTAATCTTAATTTTGCCATTTAGTAATTATATGACGGAGCAGATCACTTACTCTCCCTCAGCCTTAATTTTCTCAATTATAAAGTGGGGACTTTTTATTAAGTGTCCTGCCCATTGAATAGAGCTCTAAAAGGATTAAATAAAGTAGTATCTGGAAAAACTTCTTGTAGGTAACTAAACTTTGGACAATTTCCAcaagcagaagagaagaaaataacatttattcacCATGTCCCCAGCACTAGGCCAAATATTTATAAGACTTAATCTGTACCAGGTTCTATCAAAGTGGATGTTACCATGGTATGCAcatgaaaagtaataaaaatgatccCCCTGGGATCGTGCAGAATACTGACTTGAAACTGGTTGTTTTCACTGAATCACGTCTTTGAACTTCAGTTCTAACTCATTGTGGAGAAAGAGATTTTAATGTTAGTAGGTTACGTTAAGCTACCAGAAACATTGCATTATAACAACAGACAAACATTTGAAATACCTAATAATAGAAGAGTGTTAACCAAGAGggacatttttaaagtaactatgTTGTAGCTTCTATTTTTGTGAAGCAgttttaagaaaaggagaaaaatgaagtaataccgaattttttaaaaaggcaaactaCAAATTTAGAACAAAAAAGAGGCATGGGACAGTTAATTGATATGTAAAACACCAAAGAGTTACCAATGATTCGGTCTGCTCCAGACGATTATAAATGTTTTGGCTTTTAagatatttctgtgtttttccaaattttctgcatGTGCATGGATTGAGTCCTTTTATCAGAGGAAAAAACCTAAAGCAAATAGAATTTCATCATAGGTAATTTCAAATCATCTAAATGATCATGTTATAATTACTGTTTGGGTCACTATAATGCTAATAATCAGTCTGTAGAATTTGGAAGCCAGAATCGAACTGAGTGGGCTTGTTTGCggtttttttatttgatttcgtTTTGGTATATGACATaccattttgttttggtttgtagttgtttaagttttgttttggaaaatacaaagtttgtgagagaaaaaaagattaggagtagttaaaaagttaatttgctgtattttttaaaaagctcagctGTACTGGTCTCCCTCTGCAAATAGTGTACCATTTAGGTTCTTGTAAAATGAATTCTGTGCAGGTAGATAGGGAAGGGAGGACAGAAAGCTCCTGGCAGATTATCACTTGTCTGCATTTTTGTAACAACATGAACAACAGTTTACAGCGGCATTTCTCTGGGCCATTGCCCTGTTGGTTCTGCCACATTCGTAACCTATGGAATGTCATTCCTTTTTCACGTGTTTGGAGGCAAAAGGGAAACTATCATTTTACTTGGTGTTGCCAAGCACTGTACTCCTCAGACTTGTTTTTTTCGAGATGCTTGGATGAGCTTTCCCATGAAATGGGACTCCTTCCCCTCACAGCTGCTCTTTATCTCTGCCCTTGGCGGGTAAGCAGACCCTTGAAAAAATTGTGAGTTGTCACACTTCTGTGAAGGCAACACCATGGGTTTTAAGAATGCGAATATGGAAAACTAATATACGAGCTTACACCTGATACCTTCCCATGTTGGCTCTGCAGTCTTgtgccttctctcctcctctgattttagtgtatgtgctgccaaagcgggCACTCTCGCTTTCCTCATCTGAAGAGAAGGATAATACCCACTTCATAAGGTTCCGCTGACAATGAAAAATCCTAACACAATACCTGGCATATAAAGGTGCTCATTCAGTAAATGGTGCCTATCTGAAGTCACTTTTTTTGGTCCTTCTTCCACTTCTTAGACCTGTAccctccttctccacccccaaTCTTGTCATTCCTTTAGCAGGTACTTTTATTCCTTCTTCCCATCAAAGCTTTCACCTTCTGAAGCCTTCCCTTGTTGCCTTAATTTCAGGGCTCCTTACTCCTT from Neomonachus schauinslandi chromosome 7, ASM220157v2, whole genome shotgun sequence includes the following:
- the PHAX gene encoding phosphorylated adapter RNA export protein, which gives rise to MAQDAGDMEDGQLSDSDSDMTVAPSDRPLQVPKTLGGDSTVRPFQGPATPCAPVSHYRTVKSVDSSEESFSDSDDDSSLWKRKRQKCFNPPPKPEPFQFGQSSQKPPVPGGKKVNNIWGAVLQEQNQDAVATELGILGMEGTIDKSRQSETYNYLLAKKLKRESQEHTKELDKELDEYMHGGKKMESKEEENGQGHLKRKRPIKDRLGDRLEMNYKGRYEITEDDSQEKVADEISFRLQEPKKDLIARVVRIIGNKKAIELLMETAEVEQNGGLFIMNGSRRRTPGGVFLNLLKNTPSISEEQIKDIFYIENQKEYENKKAARKRRTQVLGKKMKQAIKNLNFQEDDDTSRETFASDTNEALASLDEPQEGHGETKLDAEEAIEVDHSHDLDIF